CAACTGTTAAGTAACGGCAGGCTACACAGTTAGCTCAACTGCTAGTAGATTTTTAAAGTCCTTTGGCAGCCTTCGTGTGAACACGTCTCCGTGTTTTTCTAGGGCATCCGCTCTTCTAAATAACCTCGGCGTTAGGCAGGAGCTCCGGCGGCTTCCTGAAAACTCGCAACCGCTTTACATAGCGGGGCAGCGGGGCTACGGGAACGCCTCCGCCCTGAAGGAGAGCTCTGGGGAGCAGAGTCCATCCCAAGATAAGGTGCACCTCACCGAGTCATGCGTGAAAGTAAGTAAATACTCGCGATCAGGTTTGTCCGGGGCTCTTAAGGGAACAGAAAAGAACCGTGACATGTAATTTGATATACTACCTGTTACCCAGGAAGTTAAGCTGTTGCATGTTTGCTCTAAATGTAAATGtacataaagtttattttgacaCTAATATTGGACATCAGAGATAGTGTTATGTAACTGTTGTACAAAAGTTGAACCTTAAGAAGCCAGTGTTTTTCTGGGATTCACTGTCAATTAAGTAATATGGATGTTATtatacaattttttatttttttattttacccccTTTCCCTCTGGAGCGTCTTTAGCTGTTTCAGTTTCCATTGTCTGCCAAAACAAATTTTCTGTGCCCCTTAAACTCAACAGATCCTCACAAAACTTTGTCGTTAGGATGGATAAATAGTTATAATTAGAGATGCACTGGTTTGGCATTTATTTCGGTCGGACCTGCCGTTTCCCTTTTTgattcgtttttgtttttttcatacagctaCTATAGTGcataaaagagaaaatgaaatattaagAGTGAATGAAAAATATTAAGATTGAATAAAAAGTTTTTGTATTAAAGCGTATGCCCCCTAACATTCACCTGATTTTTGCCAATTTTAATCCGCCTTTTACCAGTTGGATCTGAATAGGGGAAAATTGGTCAATTCTGATCTCAGCCTAATTAAATAATGCATTTCTGTTTATAGTATAAAATATACCACACTCATGCAGGTCAAAAATTCATTAGATGCCAATGTTTTTAAGACTTTTGGTTTCTTAAGACATTTTTGGActctaatgtttatttttttaaaggtattttaAGTATAAATTGTAAAGCTTTCTCTGGAAAAGTGCCTATAGTTATAACCAAAGGAGAAAAATAAGGTGTGTAGACTCTTTAAAATAGACTAAAGTGCTCTGAAGCCGCTAAACGTTAAAATAATCGTGTGTTATACAAATTCACATTTACTCTGTTCTGTTTTGTCCAGAGACTATCAGAAATCATGGAGAAGGGCGAGTACTTGAGAATACAAGTGGAGGGAGGAGGCTGCTCTGGATTCCAGTACAAGTTTTCTGTAGATCGCAACAAGAACGAGGAGGACAGGTAATCTTTTCCACGCCTGCAGCGCTCACAATATCTTTATACATTGATGATGTGGTGTCCTCCTTGTCTTCTAACCCACCCCTGGATTCCCTCTGCTCTGCTTTCAGAGTGTTTGAGCAGGGGGGAGTGGGGATCATCGTTGACCAGGAGAGTCTGGAGTTTGTGAAGGGATCCACTTTGGACTTCAGCCAGGAGCTGATCCGCTCCGCCTTCCAGGTGCTCAAGAACCCTCAGGCGGATCACGGCTGCTCCTGTGGCAGCTCCTTTTCTGTGAAACTATGATTGATGCATCAGCGCTGTTTGATACTTTGATTCAGTAGTTTATTAGGTGGATATCTTCAACAAAATACTGATTATATACGAGGAAgtactaaaatgtttttacaaacaaagACAGTAATGGGTACATCAGTCTAGTATTTCCTTTTGCATTACTGCAGAGCTTCAGTCAGGCATGTTTGTGAAAGTTATATTGTGTTTTATGATTGTCAGGTTTCAATTGTGCTGAAGGAAAACCAACtttaacttaaaacaaaaatcagcgTCCTTTACATGGGGGCACTATAAGCACACAATCGCCAACATATCCTCAGATGGGAAATCTTAGGTCCTCCTGCTGTTCGGTTGCTTTAAAACTTTATGTGAAGTTAATAAATAGGCTGCATCATGTCAGAAAaagagtcagtggacagcattCATCAGAAATACAGGCATATGGTCAGAAAAATAGCAGCTTAAGGGGTTGCATGTTCATTTGCTTCAgattgtttgattaaaaagacTTGGTTGATTCTTGTGGGTGATAACAGTGAGCTTCAAAAGTtgggaaatgtatttatttctctaATAATGTAAATTTGTTGACTTACCTTGAAGAGCTCATAATGATATATTACCACAATGTCACTTTCTATCAAAACATTACGACAATCTCTTTAGGTTTGTGTTGCAAAATGTTACAGAAAAGCAACGGAGGCGTAGAGCACAGGCTGTTTACGTTCAGGTCCAGACAGATTACCAGGAAGCTGCATGTGAGTAATGAAAGGTGGATTATACGGTCAACTTTCATCAGATTTAATAGTTGATGCCAAGCTGCGAACACTACAAGCTCACCTGATAATCTAGTGAGTAAAAGTATTTAATTTTCATCTCAATGACTTCTCTTCCACAAGTAACACTGAAACCGGGGAATAATTTGCCAGCTTTGGTTCCTTTGTGAGTTTGTGAAAATGAAGCAAAGTGAACGAGAAGCAGATtattcattgtgttttttaaagaccTGTACAAGCAGCCGATGTTTTCCAACAGAACAAAAACTCTTCAGTGTTTAGATTTCCCTTTTATGTAAATTATGTAAATAAGTCAAAGCTGCCGTATCATTATAAAGGTTTAATTTATGTTGTTTGATCTGGAATAAATGGAATAAACGACAAATGCTTGTGATGTCATACTTTCAAAAAGTCATCAAGGTTTAAATTAAATGTCAGATGAATGACTTCAGAATGATGTTTGAGAAGGAGCTCTTTCTAATACTTTCAGAAAACATTTACAAGTTTGAGGCAGTCTGCAAATATATTAATTTGCAGAACTAATcagtagattttaaaataagggAGAAAAGTCAGTTTCTTATTTACCAAATGGTGGTATATAAATGACTTATAAGAAATATTGgtaacatttttgtatttggtCATGTTATAAGCACGTgttactgcatttttttttctccagattttatgtgataaaccaacagatTTCGGTGCAAAATTCTGAAGTGgaagtaaacacatttttttcaatgttaGACAAAatagtgcatttgtattcagctcctttTACTCCCTAAATGGTTCATATGCAAAAGCGTTAAAATCAACACAAGAAGATGCATAAAAGCTTCTGCTGCGTCCTCGGCACATCTGGTTCACTGCCGCCACCAAATCTGTTGCAGCCGGCTTTCATAAATCACCTAATTTGCAAAAATAGTCTGTGGTGATGTGATCTAATCGTGCGTCTGTGTGATCTAATCTCTAACCTaatctgttctgtgaaggcctcagaggtttgatgCTGAACAAACGACATCATTAGGACCAAGGAGCACAACTGAAAGGTCAGGAAGaaagaaagttgtggagaactTTAAAGCAGCGTCAGGTTATAAAACAAGATCCCAAGCCATGAGCGCTTTTCCCATTGAACATCCAAAAGTAGTATAGTAACAGTGCAACCCTACCAcgtattattttttgttacgTTGGTGTTATAAAATGGAGCAGTGTTTGGATATAagtaaagagaaaagaaaaaaaaaagtaagaatatGCAGTCATTCTCCCatttaaaggttttgttttaaaacctaaaaaaaacagtacaagTACgggtatatatatttattttttaggttttataTGGTACGTCTTGCATCTAAAGGCAGCGTTTACTTAcatttacagcactttgaatcatcttgttactgaaaagtgctttataaataagaaACAATGAGGCCGACTTAAACTGACATGCCATGGTAtctctggaggagttgcagagatccCCAGCTAATATGCTAATAGCTAATATAAATCTGATGACATGAGACTGATTAGTCAAACAATCCACAAACTTGGCTGTtgtgtaatatttttaaaaggtgaATATGttggtaccactttacaatttaTAGATGGCTAGTAAATAGTTTACAGATATGTTATTACTGAATCTGTGAACACTTCATAACTCATTCATTAgtttttattatgcattaaCGATGAGCAAGAGACAAAGCTGACCTGTTTCTTGCCGAATATTGAGCCTAATCTGTTCCAGTTATAAATTTCCTCTAGGGTGGCTTATATCAAACGTTTCAAACTAAGTTGAGATCTTGTAAACACAAACTGGTCAGTtttgtttcaattcaattcagttttatttatatagcgccaattcatgatatacgtaatctcaaggcaccttccaaaatcaaattaaatcagattatacagattggtcagaaagtttcctttctaaggaaacccagtagattgcatcaagtcttgacaagcagcattcactccttctgaAATAGTTTAAATGTGATCTGGtcagaaaagaccaaaaaaaggCTGCTGGTCTGAAGCTGGTCAGCGTGTTAGATGAGTGGAACCAAATACAGGTTGatggggtgggaatacttttgtgttttaagaCAAGAATATACGCATTCAGATCTGCTGTACGTTAAATCTGTTGCTTAATTTCTGTCAACCTGCTCGTAACAAAAATAAGACTGGGAAGGGAATTtaaagttctcttttttttttattattaaaatggaGTTTTAAGAAACACTtcacaaaaatatacaaaaagaataTCTACAAATGATATGTACAATGGGGGAAATGTAAATCAAATATGCAGCAACATTTGTTTAGTAGTTGGTATTTAAATACGAGGAAattgttttgcactttttataTTCGACTCTGATAAACATTCCAGTTCCAcaataaatgttattattacacaaaacattagtTACTCTCCATAAAAGTCACACAGTTCATATTCATGAAAACGCAACAACAGTATATAGCAGCACACCAAAGAAAGTGACGGCAAAAGTCGCAGCAGTGCATCAAGAGGTCAACATACATCAGttagttgtgtgtttttttttttttgttttttttttcctgtttattttctaAGGAATTTGGTTCCGGACAGATTGTCTTCCTGTAAGCCATGCACGCTCATAAACCACGAAAACAGATCCTCGGACAAATATAACGTCATGAAGGAAACACCGCCGAGAAGGAGGGGGAGTCAACCAGTCAACAACACGACCACGTAAACTCATGAGTGATCCACCGGGGCAACACAGTGACCAGGTCGGGTGTACAGTGCATAGTATGCTTTGGCATGCTGACATCCAGAACATAACAGTGGATGTTACATTCAGGAGGAAGGCCACGAGATTTAGAAtaaccagtaaaaaaaacaaaaaaaacaaatgacttcatgatccaaaagatacaaaaacaaaaccccaaatccTCACAGACACTCAGATTAAGGCTAATTCATTAAtgctacatgttttttttttttattaaaaaaaatggcattatCAGAAACACAACTTTATAGGCCTGTTGAGTGTAGAGATGTACACAGatagctcttttttttaatttatttttttaccaaaaataattCACCACTGAATGATATGCACACGTTAGActctttctttattattatggGGTTATGGGAGTCGGTATGCCCTCCACCTGTTTTTCATGTTCACgactgaaaagaaaatgagTTCAGCACACATGCATGCACCAAGGTTTGAGGCAGTAAATCGAATCGCGACTTTTAAACTCGTCAAGCCGCCGCGTCTGTTCTCCTCTGCATCTCCCTTCCTCTCCGTGGGGCCATGGTGGGAGATGCTGACgctcctcctcccccctccccaccctCCTGATGGAGGACGCTGGTCTGATTCTCAGTGAGGGGCGTGGACACACCTCCAGACGAAGAGGCTGCAGATGACAGAAGAGGAGTTAAAAATTAACGCATTACTTACAGTGCTCTGcaaaacttagacttagacaactttatttgtcattttgtatgcacagagtgcgtacagaacgaaatttcgtttgcataaagcttgaaaaatcacaataTATTGCAGTAAATgacaggataaggtgcagcggtgatttatgtaaaccaggggtgtcaaacatacggcccgcggaacaatttagtccggccctgtggctaaatgcattatcattatataaaaaaaaaaaaaaatatatatatatatatatatatatatatatatatatatatatatatatatatatatatatatatatatatatatatatattttttttttttttctttttttctccagtgtcctgtctggcaatgtggcaataagatgccacaaagagctcatcagatttgactttcacaagtggacaagataaaaggaagagaatgataaaacaattattttcgaaaaaaacatgtactttgtttaattgaaaatatgcagttcctatattgtccacgaggggcgctgtgttttaattagcagattaagcttcaggtgtggaaaaattcaaatcgtttcttaatttttatctgtttgatgtattttgtcatgcaggacagtgtttttaagttctaaaaaatgtgaataaatgtttttcaacattgtataatcactgtgatcagttattatgcataatgcacaagtaaatgtttaactgaataaaagtattgttgaaattgcacatacttttcttaaaacgctgaggttattcataatatattgtgtaaaagtgaaattaacttaatataaaaatgaacaagtccacatttattagttctattaaatcttgcaatgagttaactcgtgtggccctcttgagatcagattaagctgtatgcggcccctcaaccaaaatgagtttgacacccctgatgtaaacaatgtaaacaatgcaggagaaaacgTTTTCATATTCCCTGAAGCATGTCCCATTTTTGTCAGGTCATAACCACAAGAtcaatttcctttcatttgggatttcatgtgGCAGACCAACAcgagaaaatgtgaaatatatgcattattttttttctctctctctcccacttTACGGTTTGCATTCAGAAATCTTTTATCTCTCTTCGTCCCAGTCGTACCTCCGGTCATCTCCGCCGGCGCTGACCACAAAGCGGTCTCCGTTTGTGAAGCGTACGTTGGTCAGATGAGCCGAATGGCCCAGGAAGCGTTTGTGTTTGGcctagaaggaaaaaaaaaaggggccaACACTTAAAAACTG
This Fundulus heteroclitus isolate FHET01 chromosome 19, MU-UCD_Fhet_4.1, whole genome shotgun sequence DNA region includes the following protein-coding sequences:
- the isca2 gene encoding iron-sulfur cluster assembly 2 homolog, mitochondrial; protein product: MSVFKGAMLTASAKSKILSLVRASALLNNLGVRQELRRLPENSQPLYIAGQRGYGNASALKESSGEQSPSQDKVHLTESCVKRLSEIMEKGEYLRIQVEGGGCSGFQYKFSVDRNKNEEDRVFEQGGVGIIVDQESLEFVKGSTLDFSQELIRSAFQVLKNPQADHGCSCGSSFSVKL